The genomic interval TGACAAGCGTAACGAAGAAAACGGATATTCAGGACAAACACTAATTAAAAATATGCAAAGAACTACCATCTAATTCAGTTTGGTATTCTTTTAAAGGAAATTCAGCAGGTGATTTTGTTACAGAACCGGTAAAAATAGAAAATTCAGAATCGCAACAAGAACAAATAAGATAATTCTGTGAACTATCAGTAGAAACTTTACAATTTTTTTCAGGTTGATATGAACAAGTTCTGTCAAAAGCAACAAAATTATCATAAGAAATTCTGTAAACAACTATACCGTTCACCCCACCTGTAATATTAACAGACCCGCCGGGGACTGTTAAATCCGTAAAATCTTCAATGTTAAGGTAAATGTCAACATAAACATATGGAATTTTATCATTTTTATCTTTACAGGATTTAAAAAGTAAACAAAAAATAAAAATAATGATAAAAAATCTTAAATTTGAAAATAATTGTTGTTTATACATAAAACGTATTGAGTTTATTAGCCTGAGTTCGATATAAAATTTATTTCAATAGCATGAATAATACAATTTAATACTATATTCGAATATTAGGAATTCTGGAATAATGGAATATTGGAAAAGCATTTTGGATAATATCCATTAATCCATAATTACTTACGTGAGAACGCTTCGCTAAGTTCCAATACTCCAATTCGTTATATAATAAAATGGATTTTATTTACTATCAGACTATTCATTAATTATTTAGGTCGAACTCAGGCTATTAATAAAATTTTTGTAAATTTAATATTATATTCCCTCTAACGGAAAAAAACAATGAAAATTATTTTTAAAATATTTTTGTTATTTTTTTTTATTAATTTGCACCCAATTTGTGCAAATTCTCAATATCAAAAATATTCAATTGATAGGGGCAAATTAAATAAAAGTGGCAGGGTAGGATTAAAATATAGAATTGCTAAATTTAAAGAAAATAGAAAAGAACACAAGAAGGCAGTAGATGCGGCAAAACTTGAAAAATCTACAGAAAGAGAAAGAAAAAAATATCGAAAAAAAATGCAAACAAAAAAAGTATTAAAAAGAATGAAAAAATCAGAAAAAAAAGCAAAACGAAATACTAAAAACAAACCGGTTGATCCATTTTATATTAGAATTATTAAAAAAATAAAAAAATAATTATGGAAGATATTTTTGATAACATGATTTATATCATTGCAACAATTGTAATTTTTATAATTAGTGTAATGAGGAGAAAGAAAAAAAAACTTGTAACAAATACTATTGAACAGGTTGAAAATAGTGAAAATAAAAATGTGTTCGATGAAACAACAAACTTCTTTGAAAATATAATTTCCGAAGATGAAGAAATAAAGCAAACTATCAACGAAATTAAAAAAGAAATAGTCATTGAAAAAGAGGAAAAATTCGTTGAAGGACAATCAGTATTTGATAATTACGAGTTTGAAAAAAATGAAAAAACAATATATGATATTGATATACAAAGTAATGATGAAACATTAAAAGAATTTGATATTAAAACTGCTGTAATTTATTCAGAAATACTAAACAGGAAATATTAACATTCCTTAAAATATAAATAAATAATTTGATACAAGTTGGCAATTAACAGTAGGCAGTAAACAATTTGTTTTTTGTCAATTACCTGCCATCAACTGTCAATTTATTTATTTATATCAGGGAATCTCTAAAAATAGTAAATTTCAAGGCATAAGAAATTTTAAAACCGCAGTTTACTGTTGTAAATGAGGATTTTAAAATTTTACAATAACGCCGAAATTTGCATTTTTAGAGGTTACCATCAACAAAAATTGCTGACAACATGTTGGCGAGTTTGCTTTTTTAAGTGCCTAATTCTCTTGTTTTATAAAAGAATTTGGAGATATAAACTTGATAAAAAAATATTTTCAACTATATTTTTTGGAAAAATTACTTAATATTACATATATTTACAAATTCATATTGAAAGAATAGTTATAATTAAAATTTATAAATTATGCTACGAAAATTACTTTATCTGATAATCTTTTTATTTTCTGTTCATTTTCTGTATTCTCAATCAGGAACTCTTAAAGGAAAGGTGCTTGATGAATCAACAGGCGAGCCTATTCCTTTTGCTAATGTTATAATTGAACTGGATGGAAGTATGGTAAGTGGTGGTATTTCCGATTTTGACGGAAACTACATAATTAAACCTATTCCCGCAGGAAAATTTACTGTTAAAGCATCTTATGTAGGATATTCAACCTTACAACTAAATGGCGTGCTTATTAATACAGATAAGATAAGGTTTCTTGACTTGAAATTACCTTCTTCAACTGAACAACTTGATGAAGTTATTATTGTTGCTTATAAAGTACCATTAATAGATAAAGATAATACACAAACAGGAGGAACGGTTACTTCTGATGATATAGCAAAAATGTCAGGGCGTTCTGCCGATGCTGTTGCTTCAACTGTTGGTGGTGTTTACCAGGAAGACGGTGTGGTAAAAAGTATTCGTGGCGCTCGTGAGGGAGCTACAGTTTATTATATTGATGGTGTAAAAGTTAGGGGAACTTCTTCGGTTCCAAAATCTGCCATAGAACAAATTTCTGTTATAACAGGTGGCTTACCTGCTAAATATGGAGATGCAACAGGCGGAGTTATTAGTATTTCAACAAAAGGACCTTCAAGAACATATTTTGGCGGAATTGAATTATTATCATCTCATTTTACTGACCCATACAGTGATAATTTATTTGGTTTTAGTGTTTCAGGACCATTATTTTTTAAAAAGAGTGTTGACCCAAATGACCCGAATAATATCAAAAAAGATGTAATTATGGGGTTTTTCTTATCAGGTGAAATAATATATGCCAAAGATAAATCCCCCTCATCAATAGGTATGTATAAAGTGAAAGATGATGTAAGAGATGATATTATTAACAATCCTGTTGTTGCTTCTCCTGATGGTTTAATAAGTATTCTTAACGCAGAATATCTTACTGAAGATAGTTTTGAAAAGATTAAGGCAAATGAAAACCTTGCAAGGTTCGGAACAACATTTCAGGGCAAAATAGATATTAAACCTTCAAAAAACACTAATATTACTATAGGAGGGACTTTTGATTATCTTAAATGGAATTCTTATACATTTTCAAGAAATAATCAAAACTTTGAAACATCATATTTGGACTGGGGAAATACATATGGATTTAATAATTCAATTTTTAATTATGATAATTATCCATTGAGAACAAGGAATACATGGAGAACATATTTTAGATTTACTCAAAAATTTGGTTCGGGATATGACGAAGAAAGTGCTGCTTCACTAATCAAAAATGCTTATTATACTATTCAGGCAGATTATACAAAATATGGCAGAACAACAATGGATGAAACACATAAGGATAATTTTTTTAATTATGGTTACATAGGGCGATTTACAACTACAAAGATAAAATCATATACAGATGTCTATGAAGTAGATACTGTTTCAGGCATGGAGGGATGGATACACAATGGATATGCTGATATTCTTTATATGCTTGATAATACCTACCCTTATGGCAAACCAAATCCCATGGTTTCAATATATACTGAAAGATATTATGAATTATTCTGGGATAATCCTAATATGTATGCGAATCAAAATGATGTAAGAAATGGTGGGGGGTTATTAAATGGTGATAAACCAAAACCAATTTATGGACTTATTCAAAGCCCCGGAGAACAATATAATTTTTATGAAATATTTGACTTTTCACAATTCAGCATTACTGCATCTGGTGCAGCAGATATAAAAGACCACGAAATATCTCTCGGTTTTGAATTTGAACAAAGAACTGACAGGTATTTTTCTATAGGGGATATTTCAACCAGAGGACCTGTTGAACTCTGGACGCTTGCAAGAGATCTTACCAATAATCATATATTAGAATTAGACCTTGCTAATCCATATTTAGTTTATGATAATGGGGATTTTTTATACAATGTAGATAATCCTGATGGAATATTTTTAAATACAGTTTATTATAACAGGTTATATCAAAAAAATATTCAGGCATTGTTTGATATTAATCTCAGAGAACATTTTGGATTACCATTAGATGGAAGAGAGTGGCTTGATATTGATTCGTATGATCCTGCAGACCTTTCTATTGAATATTTTAGTGCAGATGAATTACTGTCTAGTGGATTTAATTATGTTACATACTATGGTTATGATCATCATGGAAATAAGTTAGAAAATAATCCGAGTTTTGAAGATTTTTTTACTGATACTTATGAAGATATTAATGGTATTACCAGGAATAAAAGAGAAATTGCTCCATTCCAGCCAAATTATTTATCGGCATTTATACAGGACAAATTTTCTTTTAATGACCTTGTTTTTAATGTTGGTTTGAGGGTTGACAGGTATGATGCAAATCAAAAAGTACTTAAGGATAAATACATTTTCTTTGATTCATATACTGCAGGAGATAATGACCCAAAAGGAATTATTCAAAATACCGATATACCGGATGTAATAGGAGACGATTATGTTGTTTATGTTAATAGTCTTACCGACCCTACTGAAGTTAACGGATATCGTAATGACAGAACATGGTATGATGCAAATGGAAATGTTATTAATGATCCGTCTGAAATTTTTGCTTCTGGAGTAATTGCTCCATACTTAAAAAGTCCGGGAGAAAATACGGGCGATGCTTCATTCTTAGACGCTTTTGGAGATTATGAAGCTCAAATTTCTGTTATGCCAAGAATATCTTTTTCTTTCCCGATTTCTGATGTGGCTCTGTTTTTTGCTCATTATGATGTATTGACAAAAAGACCTGCCGGTGGAAGGTTGGATCCTATTGATTATTTATTTATAAGAAATAAAGCAGGTGATATTTTAAATAATCCGGACCTTAAACCTGAAAAAACTATTGATTATGAATTGGGATTTCAACAAAAACTAACTAATACATCTTCATTAAAATTATCTGCTTTTTATCGTGAAATGCGAGATATGGCACAACTTATTGATGTTATAGGTGCATACCCAGTAAATTATAAAACTTATGGAAATATTGACTTTGGTACTGTTAAAGGACTTACAATAGGGTATGATATGCGAAGAACAGGAAATATTAGCCTAAGAATAAATTATACTTTACAATTTGCTAACGGAACGGGTTCAAATGCAACAGCAGCCTTTGATCTGCTACAAGCAAATATGCCTAATTTAAGAGCTACATTACCTTTTGATTATGACCAAAGGCACGCAATTTCAACAACTGTTGATTATAGATTCGGCGGAGGTAAAGCATATAACGGACCAAAATGGTTCGGAACAGATGTTCTTGCAAATACAGGGGTTAATTTTGTTATTAATTCAGGTTCCGGTTCTCCTTATAGTAGGGAAGACCTGATAACTGAAGATTTGATTGGTACAGTTAATGGTTCTCGTAAACCATGGAGAACAACAATTAATATGCGGGCAGATAAAGATATTATTATTAGCTGGGGAAAGGGAGAGGATGAAAATAAAAAATCTGCAATGTTAAATATATATCTTGATATAGCTAATTTGTTAGATGCACAAAATATACTTGAAGTTTATTCATCTACAGGTAATCCTGAGGATGA from Bacteroidales bacterium carries:
- a CDS encoding Rieske 2Fe-2S domain-containing protein, which encodes MYKQQLFSNLRFFIIIFIFCLLFKSCKDKNDKIPYVYVDIYLNIEDFTDLTVPGGSVNITGGVNGIVVYRISYDNFVAFDRTCSYQPEKNCKVSTDSSQNYLICSCCDSEFSIFTGSVTKSPAEFPLKEYQTELDGSSLHIFN
- a CDS encoding carboxypeptidase-like regulatory domain-containing protein, translated to MLRKLLYLIIFLFSVHFLYSQSGTLKGKVLDESTGEPIPFANVIIELDGSMVSGGISDFDGNYIIKPIPAGKFTVKASYVGYSTLQLNGVLINTDKIRFLDLKLPSSTEQLDEVIIVAYKVPLIDKDNTQTGGTVTSDDIAKMSGRSADAVASTVGGVYQEDGVVKSIRGAREGATVYYIDGVKVRGTSSVPKSAIEQISVITGGLPAKYGDATGGVISISTKGPSRTYFGGIELLSSHFTDPYSDNLFGFSVSGPLFFKKSVDPNDPNNIKKDVIMGFFLSGEIIYAKDKSPSSIGMYKVKDDVRDDIINNPVVASPDGLISILNAEYLTEDSFEKIKANENLARFGTTFQGKIDIKPSKNTNITIGGTFDYLKWNSYTFSRNNQNFETSYLDWGNTYGFNNSIFNYDNYPLRTRNTWRTYFRFTQKFGSGYDEESAASLIKNAYYTIQADYTKYGRTTMDETHKDNFFNYGYIGRFTTTKIKSYTDVYEVDTVSGMEGWIHNGYADILYMLDNTYPYGKPNPMVSIYTERYYELFWDNPNMYANQNDVRNGGGLLNGDKPKPIYGLIQSPGEQYNFYEIFDFSQFSITASGAADIKDHEISLGFEFEQRTDRYFSIGDISTRGPVELWTLARDLTNNHILELDLANPYLVYDNGDFLYNVDNPDGIFLNTVYYNRLYQKNIQALFDINLREHFGLPLDGREWLDIDSYDPADLSIEYFSADELLSSGFNYVTYYGYDHHGNKLENNPSFEDFFTDTYEDINGITRNKREIAPFQPNYLSAFIQDKFSFNDLVFNVGLRVDRYDANQKVLKDKYIFFDSYTAGDNDPKGIIQNTDIPDVIGDDYVVYVNSLTDPTEVNGYRNDRTWYDANGNVINDPSEIFASGVIAPYLKSPGENTGDASFLDAFGDYEAQISVMPRISFSFPISDVALFFAHYDVLTKRPAGGRLDPIDYLFIRNKAGDILNNPDLKPEKTIDYELGFQQKLTNTSSLKLSAFYREMRDMAQLIDVIGAYPVNYKTYGNIDFGTVKGLTIGYDMRRTGNISLRINYTLQFANGTGSNATAAFDLLQANMPNLRATLPFDYDQRHAISTTVDYRFGGGKAYNGPKWFGTDVLANTGVNFVINSGSGSPYSREDLITEDLIGTVNGSRKPWRTTINMRADKDIIISWGKGEDENKKSAMLNIYLDIANLLDAQNILEVYSSTGNPEDDGFLNNPQNQKYIQARYSEESYRYYYSMIVNNPGRYSLPRRIKVGVLLSF